A section of the Humulus lupulus chromosome 2, drHumLupu1.1, whole genome shotgun sequence genome encodes:
- the LOC133818180 gene encoding glutaredoxin-like yields the protein MALAKAKELVSSNAVVVFSKTYCPFCVSVKQLLSQLGATFKAIELDTESDGAQIQSALAEWTGQRTVPNVFIGGSHIGGCDDTEALNKQGKLVPLLTVAGAIAKSSAA from the exons ATGGCGTTGGCTAAGGCTAAGGAACTTGTTTCGTCCAATGCGGTCGTCGTCTTCAG CAAGACGTATTGTCCGTTTTGCGTGAGCGTGAAGCAGCTTTTATCTCAATTGGGAGCCACTTTCAAAGCCATTGAATTGGACACTGAGA GTGATGGTGCTCAGATTCAATCAGCTCTGGCTGAGTGGACTGGACAGCGAACTGTGCCCAATGTGTTCATTGGTGGAAGCCACATCGGTGGATGTGATG ACACAGAAGCCTTGAACAAGCAGGGGAAACTGGTTCCTTTGCTGACTGTAGCTGGTGCTATTGCTAAAAGCTCTGCCGCGTAA